TCCAAAGGAGAATTGAGAGAAGCTGTGCCGTGTAAAGCGGTCTTAACACTCTACCAAAAGGGGCTGGCGCACGCAGAAATTGCTGTGCCAACGCATCATGCGACGATCCGCATCAAAAGAGTTGACATCGCGTCTGGAAAGGGTCTAGGATGCGCCTACTTTTCTTCAGTTCTTTTTTATTCACTCATTTTTCGTTGTTGAGCCGCCCTGTTCTCGGGGTGAAAAGCAAAACAATCGGGGACCCCTCACATGAAAACTGCTGCGCGCAAACGACCCGGCTTTACTCTGGTCGAGCTGTTGGTGGTGATTGCCATCATTGGCGTTCTGGTGGCGCTACTCTTGCCGGCTGTTCAAGCTGCTCGTGAAGCTGCACGTCGAACCCAGTGCACCAATAACCAAAAGCAGTGGGCACTTGCCTTCCACAACTACGCCGACATCAACACCGAAGCCCTGCCGATTGCTATGGCCAAGTCGGCTCCTCACCTGCGTCACACGTGGGTGATCGGTTTGTATCCTTTCATGGAACAAACGGCCGCTTATGGTATTTATCGCCAAGATTATGCGTTTCATATCGCGCCGAACATTGTTCAAAGTGCGACGACCGGCGTTCTCAACACGCACTTCGGCGCTATGACATGTCCGAGCGACCGAAAAGGTTTCTGGCGCGGCGATACCTATTGGCGAGTTCGCTCGAATTATGTGGTTAATTTCGGTGCCACCCGTTCGACAACTCCCGCGCTGCGGATCTCGCCGTTCCGTCTCAATGCCTACAGCCGCATGGCTGAAGCGACCGACGGTTTGAGCAACACGCTGCTGATGTCGGAACTGATTATTGCCCAGCAAGACAATTTCTGGGATTGCCGTGGCGACGTGCATAACGACGACGACGGCAGCATCTTCATGACGAACAACACCCCTAACTCGGGGACCGATTTTTGCGTGATTTGCAACGCTTCGGCCGCCGGAAGCATCACTCCGCCGCCGTGCCAAACAGGGGCTCAGAACTATGGCAGTCCCGACAGCACGACGTCGACCATTGCCGCTCGCAGCAAGCATCCCAATGGTGTGGTGACTTGCCGTTTGGATGGATCTGTCGGTTTCACATCCAATACCATTGCCATCGCGGTGTGGCAGGCACTTGGCTCGGCTCAAGCTGGCGATGTAGTGAACAACTAGTCGCTGGGATGACTGACTGATCCTTTGATCGATTGTCGCACCTCGATCAGCAGCGGCAATCGATTTTGTACCATCGCCTGGCAAAACTCCAGAGATCGCCTACGAGCGACTCTCTGGAAGTGATTGCTTGTGGTCTACTCTCTGACCTATCTCTACTGGAATATGCAGCATGATGAATCGACGTGTGTGGTGTTTTCTCGCAGTGCTACTGGTGAGCTTCACGGTTGGCTGTGGTGGCTCGAAAGCCACGGTATCGGGAACGGTCACGCTCGATGGAGCCCCGCTCGAGAAAGGGCAGATTCAGTTCATCCCCACCGCTCCTGAATCGCAACTGGTGGTGGCTGAGATCGTTGCGGGAAAGTATTCGGCAACCACAGTCCCAGGTGAGATGAAAGTGCAAGTGCTGGCAACGAAGGTAGTGGGACAGCGGCCCGCTTTTGCAGGCGACCCCAATAGCCAGATGATCGAGGATGTGGTGTCGATTGTGGCGCCGCAGTACAACATCAATACCACCTTGAAGGTCGATCTCAAGGGTGGCGCTAACTCCGACGTGAACTTCAGCGTCACCTCGAAGTAGACCGAATTTCAGTCGCTTGGCAATTCCGTGCATCCGAAGCCCGCGAGCAAAACTTCGCGGGCTTTTTCGTTGACATTACCCCCCAAAAGGTCACGGTCGGTGCTAGGCAAACTACTCCCGTCAGGTCGGTTGCTGATCACCCATTTCCGCTAAGTCGAGCATAGAGCATTTCTCAATATGAACTGCGTTTCTACCTATAAAGGGTAGTCTCTGCCGGCCTGTTTGCGACCAATTAGCGTGCACCAGATGCAGTATTAAGCTGGGAAAATTGACCACAAGGTGGTTTTAAGTTCCCTTGCAGCATTCTCTGTGGTGCGATGTTCGGAAAAGTATCGATTTTCCTGAGTTGACCGCCCGAATTTGCTTGACAAATACCGCGTTCACGCCGATGCTGACCAAACGTGCGTTTCCGCACTTTCGGCTGTTCTGGCCGATTCATCGCTTGGCTATGTTCGATTGGCGTGACTTGTTGATCCGGGGGGATTAGCAGGTCAGGTATTTCATTTTTGAGCCAATCGCCCTTTTGAGGGCAGGAAGGTTAGACGCCCGATTGCTGGACTGTTGTCGCTTTGCAATCGCTTCAAAGCGCTGACAGCCATCGGCCGGGGAGATGTTTTTTTTCATTCTTCTCATCGCTTGTGGGGTATCGCTATGTCATCTTCTCTCCTCTCTGCGCGGAGCCGACGAGGCTTCACGCTCGTTGAACTTCTGGTCGTAATCGCGATCATCGGAGTTCTGGTTGCTCTTCTCTTGCCAGCGGTTCAAGCTGCTCGCGAAGCTGCCCGTCGGATGCAATGCACGAACAATCTGAAACAGCTCGGCATTGCCATTCACAATCACCACGACACATTCAACAAGCTTCCAGCTCGTCGTGGCAAACTGCTTCCTTCGGCGAGTAACTCGCGTTACTCGGCCAACCTCCATCTGCTCCCCTTCATGGAACAGAAGACCACCTACGATTTGGCCTGCACCACTCCCAACGGCACCACTGCTGCAGGAAACGTGAACCAGTGGCAAGGGAGTCACGCTCCTTGGATGGTCAGCATCAAAGGCTTTTTGTGTCCCTCGGATGGTCCCGATTCCACTGGCGGCACGGTGCGGCAGAGCAACTATATGTACAACAGCGGTGACTCGACCAACCAGGCGATTGGTCCAGGTACCGGCACCAACAACGGCACCAATGGGTCGAACTGCCGTGGTCCGTTCGGCGCGGGAACGGAATTCACCTTTGCTTCGGTGAACGATGGTCTCAGCAACACGATTGCGATGAGCGAGCGGATTCGGGCCGGTAAAGACCGTGGTTTGCACCGTCTCGCGTTTCAGGCGGGACAGTGGTTTACCACTCCCAACGGATGCAAAGCGACGTTCAACTACACGACCCGCACTTACAACACTTCGGAGAACCTCCAAGGTTGGATTTCGGGAACTCGCTGGGCCGATGGTGGCGCAGTCTTTTCGGCGCTCACCACTGTGCTCCCTCCTAACAGCCCATCGTGCGCAACTGATAACCACGACGATCAGTCGGGTTGCTATTCGGCTGTTAGCTACCATCCCGGTGGTGTGAACGTGCTGATGATGGATGGCAGCAGCCGCTTCATTTCGGAAACGGTGAACGCGGGCAATCCAGCTGCCAGCTGCATCAACGTCTCGGGCCCTAGCCCGTTCGGCGTTTGGGGGGCACTTGGAAGCCGCAATGGTGGCGACACCGCCACGCTTCCTTAAGAGCGCAGCACTTGGCGACGATGGGTGTAAATAAGCAGCAATGCAGCGTTTTCTCGCTGCATTGCTTTCGTTTTCGGTCGCGAGCCAATTCCCTCCGGGATGATCTGCTGCGACATCTTTTCGATTTCTTCCACTAGGGTCAGCGGCGCCGCGTGCATCTCTCGTACGCTCGCCTCTGGCCGTACGCTTCCTTATTGCGAGCCTGCTCGAGCCGCAGTGGCAATGCTACTTGCCCGCTCGATTTGCTGGCCGCATTTTCCTCCCCAAGGACTCACTGCAATGTCTGCTCGTTATTCGACGGCCTGGCTGCTGCTTGCTCTGTCATGCATTACTTCGGCGATTTCCAGCGGCTGTGGCGGTAGTAGTCAGCCTCGTCCGGAAGGTGCTTTGGATACCACGCCACTCGTGGGCAAAGTCACGCTTCAAGGAACTCCTGTCGCTGGTGCCACAG
This window of the Pirellula staleyi DSM 6068 genome carries:
- a CDS encoding DUF1559 domain-containing protein, encoding MKTAARKRPGFTLVELLVVIAIIGVLVALLLPAVQAAREAARRTQCTNNQKQWALAFHNYADINTEALPIAMAKSAPHLRHTWVIGLYPFMEQTAAYGIYRQDYAFHIAPNIVQSATTGVLNTHFGAMTCPSDRKGFWRGDTYWRVRSNYVVNFGATRSTTPALRISPFRLNAYSRMAEATDGLSNTLLMSELIIAQQDNFWDCRGDVHNDDDGSIFMTNNTPNSGTDFCVICNASAAGSITPPPCQTGAQNYGSPDSTTSTIAARSKHPNGVVTCRLDGSVGFTSNTIAIAVWQALGSAQAGDVVNN
- a CDS encoding DUF1559 domain-containing protein, whose product is MSSSLLSARSRRGFTLVELLVVIAIIGVLVALLLPAVQAAREAARRMQCTNNLKQLGIAIHNHHDTFNKLPARRGKLLPSASNSRYSANLHLLPFMEQKTTYDLACTTPNGTTAAGNVNQWQGSHAPWMVSIKGFLCPSDGPDSTGGTVRQSNYMYNSGDSTNQAIGPGTGTNNGTNGSNCRGPFGAGTEFTFASVNDGLSNTIAMSERIRAGKDRGLHRLAFQAGQWFTTPNGCKATFNYTTRTYNTSENLQGWISGTRWADGGAVFSALTTVLPPNSPSCATDNHDDQSGCYSAVSYHPGGVNVLMMDGSSRFISETVNAGNPAASCINVSGPSPFGVWGALGSRNGGDTATLP